The sequence below is a genomic window from Clostridia bacterium.
CCATGTTCCTCTTGCTTCGTCCTTAAAGACTGGCATTTAGTTCCCTTCCTTTCTGGCCCCGTAGAGCCGTTCGTTGAAATACTGGCGGTTGACCCGCCCTGCGATGGTGATGAAGCCCTTGTCCTTCAATTCTTCGTTGAGCTGCCGGATGAGTTTATAGGCGT
It includes:
- a CDS encoding LysR family transcriptional regulator, whose translation is MENRFIRAEEVADELGVSKPYAYKLIRQLNEELKDKGFITIAGRVNRQYFNERLYGARKEGN